In Salinigranum marinum, one DNA window encodes the following:
- a CDS encoding DUF2178 domain-containing protein, giving the protein MELQRISPILTALLGVLLASIGLGTTDSLVVEAGAVVAGVATFGGGVTWYRQQRERADEVRFDERIEHLAYRSGELAFRVSLAFGMILFLIVEAERVPVTAKEGLVILILGMVATRFGLYEWCKRQSV; this is encoded by the coding sequence ATGGAACTCCAGCGAATCAGTCCGATACTCACCGCACTACTTGGCGTACTGCTGGCGAGCATCGGGTTGGGAACCACGGACAGCCTCGTGGTTGAAGCTGGCGCAGTTGTCGCCGGCGTGGCCACCTTCGGCGGGGGGGTGACCTGGTACCGACAACAGCGAGAGCGAGCGGACGAGGTCAGGTTCGACGAGCGGATCGAACACCTTGCGTACCGCTCGGGGGAGCTTGCATTCAGAGTCTCCCTCGCCTTCGGGATGATTTTGTTTCTCATCGTCGAGGCGGAACGCGTACCCGTGACAGCCAAAGAGGGTCTCGTAATCTTGATCTTGGGTATGGTTGCCACTCGCTTCGGACTGTACGAGTGGTGTAAACGACAGTCGGTGTGA
- a CDS encoding helix-turn-helix transcriptional regulator gives MENDLKVRRARVDVTQKELADAVNVTRQTINAIERGRYDPSLELAFALAEFFDCDIEDIFHPETNLEVSEPCSDVV, from the coding sequence GTGGAAAACGATCTCAAAGTCCGGCGGGCGAGAGTGGACGTGACACAGAAAGAGCTCGCCGATGCTGTGAACGTGACCCGACAGACGATTAACGCCATCGAGCGAGGGCGGTACGACCCGAGTTTGGAACTGGCGTTTGCGCTCGCGGAGTTTTTCGACTGCGATATCGAGGACATCTTTCATCCTGAAACCAATCTTGAAGTGTCGGAGCCGTGTAGCGACGTCGTGTGA
- a CDS encoding DUF6498-containing protein has translation MLRSAETEIAERLGIPRNYLSPIGMHLLLTIGILFLEWDVVELTFIYFSEIVVVAVLFAIVALFAAQPVEDHDADKWREDPSPVQLVPLLPPIYPRNIGLIVDNMFTYAVFFLFFVVMFISIVDRSVSSLLSPTAGLVIVAICVSQLLRVWREFLVDHSYRDRSPAEALELGLRPVAKFIIIVVYVIVPTTVVVLTAAFAFPDTVSGSVVLLAYVLPIGVARVWLQDDAVEAVLQHQE, from the coding sequence ATGTTGCGGAGTGCTGAAACGGAGATCGCTGAACGGCTCGGGATCCCTCGCAACTACCTTTCGCCGATCGGGATGCATCTCCTGCTCACTATCGGGATCCTGTTTTTGGAGTGGGACGTCGTCGAGCTGACATTCATCTATTTCAGTGAAATCGTCGTCGTCGCTGTGCTGTTCGCGATCGTCGCACTGTTTGCAGCACAACCGGTGGAAGACCACGACGCTGACAAGTGGCGTGAAGACCCAAGCCCAGTGCAACTGGTTCCACTTCTCCCGCCTATTTATCCGCGAAACATCGGTCTGATCGTGGATAACATGTTTACATACGCAGTTTTCTTTTTGTTTTTCGTCGTTATGTTTATATCGATCGTAGACAGGAGCGTCTCGTCGTTGCTCTCTCCGACGGCTGGCCTCGTGATAGTCGCTATCTGTGTCTCACAACTACTACGCGTCTGGCGCGAGTTCCTCGTCGATCACTCGTATCGGGACCGATCGCCAGCAGAGGCACTCGAACTCGGCCTTCGACCGGTCGCTAAATTCATCATCATCGTCGTGTACGTGATTGTACCCACCACTGTCGTCGTGTTGACAGCTGCGTTTGCCTTCCCCGACACCGTATCGGGGTCTGTCGTACTGTTAGCGTATGTCCTTCCGATCGGGGTCGCGAGAGTGTGGTTGCAGGACGACGCCGTCGAAGCGGTGCTTCAGCATCAGGAGTGA
- a CDS encoding IS5 family transposase, with product MTSEVRLFTRVTVAKCKSVATNPDEPADPEGGRGFAEWAMLTLHALRIELGKSYRVAVDLLSEMPGVLDEIGLTRLPHYTVLRTWFARIPTKTWRAFLDASVEERTGHAAIDSTGFDRDQPSRHYANRTNYRVRALKVTALVDVETLYITDIHSTTSKKHDAKIGPQAARRNAGDLRSLAADRGYDAKAFRDELRENGIRPLIKHRIMNPLDHAHNARMDGDRYHQRSMSETVFSSIKRTLGAAVRARSWWLELREMLLKATVYNLRRSVRYP from the coding sequence GTGACATCTGAAGTCCGTCTCTTCACACGTGTTACGGTCGCTAAGTGTAAATCTGTTGCTACAAACCCTGACGAACCCGCCGACCCCGAAGGGGGTCGTGGGTTCGCTGAGTGGGCGATGCTCACGCTGCATGCACTTCGTATAGAGCTGGGCAAATCCTACCGCGTTGCGGTGGATTTGCTCAGCGAAATGCCCGGCGTATTAGACGAAATCGGCCTCACGCGGCTTCCTCACTACACTGTCCTCCGCACGTGGTTTGCGCGGATTCCAACGAAGACGTGGCGTGCGTTCCTCGACGCATCGGTCGAGGAACGCACTGGTCACGCCGCCATTGATTCGACTGGCTTCGACCGCGACCAACCGAGCCGCCACTACGCCAACCGCACTAACTACCGCGTTCGAGCGCTGAAAGTCACCGCTTTGGTGGATGTCGAAACGCTGTATATCACCGACATCCACTCAACTACCTCGAAGAAACACGATGCGAAGATCGGCCCGCAGGCCGCCCGGCGGAACGCCGGCGACCTGCGAAGCCTTGCCGCCGACCGAGGCTACGACGCGAAAGCCTTCCGCGACGAACTCCGCGAAAACGGCATCAGACCGCTGATCAAACACAGGATCATGAACCCGCTCGATCACGCTCATAACGCCCGCATGGACGGTGATCGGTACCACCAGCGCTCCATGTCAGAAACCGTCTTCTCGTCAATCAAGCGCACGCTCGGCGCTGCCGTGCGTGCGCGTAGCTGGTGGCTGGAGCTCCGTGAAATGCTACTGAAAGCGACCGTCTACAACCTCCGACGGAGCGTGAGATATCCGTGA